From Quercus robur chromosome 8, dhQueRobu3.1, whole genome shotgun sequence:
ATCCACAAACCCTTATAACTGCTACCTTCCATTTGCGAGAGAGcataaaatcaaaattccaAGGCTGCCCTGCAGTACAGGGAGACGGAACTCTAATATAAGTCTATTAAACAGTCAAGTGGaaattaattacaaagaaaaagagttttGTAAAGGAATGTGGCCAAGGACACTGCAAATTCAAGAATTACTGGCATGCTGATACCAAAGACAATGAAAGAAATCAGGGGTTTCTAGAGCAGGATAGAATAAATCAGCAGGCCCATTCCCATCTTACACTCATCTGTGAGGCAATGTATCGAGCTGTCAAAACTCAGTTGAGCATATCTCAAGAATGACACTACATTCCAACTTTACATCCCATATTCTTTTTCAAGAGTGTCATAGCAATTGCCTTTAGTGCAACAAAGAGGAAATGAAACTATAAAAATAACCAACCTGCCTAACAATGAATGGCTCCTCGGCAAGACTTAAAGGTCCAGTCAAAATAGTCAGAAATCCATTTCTATTCCCGTACACAATATCCGTTAACGGCCGATCACCAACCTGCCACAAATATAATTATGATACAAATATTtttgcaacaaaaaataaaaccatataTTCAAGTAGTTCAGTGAATTCTTATCTACCATGATAAGTTGCGAGGATTTACAACCAAAGTGCTTCTCAATTTCTTCAGCCGTTCCAGCAGGTTTCTTCACCCCTAGAGCATAACATACAGAACATGAAATCAATGCTATATAAACTTGGCACGTTTCACATAAATTAATAGTGACTTTACATCAATAGGCCACATTAACTAAGTGAATTCAGCAAGTAATAAGCAGGGAACTAAAGTTTTAAAGCTAAAAATACGCCTAATGCTTTGACATGGAGTTGCTACTATTTTGCACAATTAGCATAGTATTTTATAAAGCTATAGAATGTGGTCACTGtaacatttttgcaaaatttaaacttaacaaaaagaaagaaacactcaCTATGCCGTATTACTTTAATTCCAATAGCCCCTTCGAGTGCCCTAGCTTTCGAACCATCAAGGTCATATTCACACAGCCctaaaaccataacaacaagaACATAAGACAATACATTGACAAAAACAACACCACCAACagtaaaataagcaaaaaatttGCAAATGGGTCATGCCCAAATTACCAGCAGAGTTGCTGAACACGGCAATATCCGGGCCAAACACTGATTTACACCGCTCCAGAGACGAACCAAGAGGCCCCCACAAAGTCAATGAGTAAGGTACAGTGATAGTATTATCCTTATCAAACACAACACCCCTAAAACCCTTCCTATGCAGCTCAGCCCAATCAATATACCTTATATCGGGCACCGCCACGTGCGGCAAAGCCAAGTGATGGTCCTTTACTACAACCATAGTTGAACTAGCAATACCTTCGAAGTTAATTCTCTGGCCCATCGCTGCTTTTAATTCTGCCCaccacatgtttgtgaaaattcCCCAGTCCTTTTTGGTCACTTTATCTCTGtagttctcttcttttctttggttttgggTATCTGGGTTTTGGTTATTTCCCTTGTCAGTGGCAACGCAAGAGTAAAACTGTGGAAAGAGTGAAGAGTTGAGATCTGGGTCAGGGTTGTTATTAGTATTTTGTAGTGGTTTGGTGGCAGTTGTTGTTGGAATTAGAGTAAGGGCAGTGATGATGTGTTGGTTATTTGAGAGGGAGAGGTAAGTGGGTTTTGGTCTCTTGAGATGGAGAGGTTGGAAGTGTAAATACTGGTTTGGAATAATGGGGTAACAGCAGTTGGGGACTGGAGCAAAGGAGGTTGCCTgcattttctgtttttgtttttgtttttttatttttaatattgtcTAATTATTACTAGTAAGCAAGTAGTAAGTCttttattagcaaaaaaaaaaaaaaaaaaaaagtagtaagtctttttcttttttcttttttttttttaatttttaggggtAAAGAAGTGCATTGTTAATTTTGGTACCACCGACATTTTGGGAGTGCTATTGAATACTGATGGGCTTCCTCAATCAAGGGTGGATGGCGGGCCTGGGCTGGGCTAACTTGCCCACACATCCACACCcggtgtttttttctttttcttttttcgttttctGTGTTTTTGTTTGGCGTGAATTTTTtctttcgattttttttttttttttttctcagttaAGGTTTGGCTCTAGACACTAGCCTCCAACCAcctataagaaaaaataaaatgaatactatcttatataattatatgaccgtatatattttttctttttattagtgAGTGGCTTCAAACATATTTTGAGTTAagctttttcctctttttctcctcttctttttaGCAATTGCTATTGTATGTTTAGAGatgaaatttttctttttatgttaaaCAGGATAACATTgcctttttttcctcttaaaaaaaaaaaaaaaggataacaTTGTCTTAATAAAAAGGAAATACtccaagagtttttttttttttttttaatctctaatagtagtactttttttaatgtttctaatGGAGGTCTAAggttaaaatatttcaaatgtgAAATGCCCCCCTTCCctattataagtttataattttcaaaataaaaatgaaatactcCATAATAATTATAGAGTAATAATGTCTATTACACATAACGTAcacatatttcaatttttaaactaaaatcgtgacttcaaattacaatttttattcaaaattgaaaCGTGTATACGTAAATCACGATTTCAATTCAAAAGATAAATTGTGTATACCGTGAGTTCATTGTATACTAACAATTACCCATATAatttatgaaagaaaataaaaacaacaataatatgaaaaatatctCCTCCATAATAACAAACTAGCATCATCACATGCACTTCGTGCATGcaatgaggattttttttttttataatgtcataatttttcattcattccaaTTTGAGGTTTACAcgtttttttcattaatattacGCATTTAAAGCTACTAATACCACTAAGAGTGTCATAAAGTTAActtcaaaaaatgaacaaatattaCACGtttattttgtaacaaaaaaaccAGGAGAGTGGCCCTATTTTTCAGGTAATGTTTTAGTAagagttagagttgtatttttaccagattgttttttaattttgtctctacttaaatataGAGATGTAAGGgcattttttaaccaaaaaaatgaggatCTCAAAAAGAGGGAAACTTcttaaatagtaatatagatACCATCAGAAGTAATTCTATAATTGCCTGTTAACTATTATGAGCCCGTTTagtaatgttgttctaataaCGTTATTTAAGTGCTGTAAAAATACATGCGAATAAAATTGTGTTGTAGAAATACGCGTTGTGTTGAACAACGAAAACtttatttaaacaacacaacctAATAGCCCTATATCTTTGTTGGTCAACGCGCCATTTGCAAGTAAGAAttttagtttaaactttaaatttaaacaaataatatataaaagcttaataattcaaaatatttactaaaaaaaatacaaaatctaaCCACATATTTGAGACCCACATAACATTTCATTTGTATAATAATTTAACACTACAAAAATGTGAGTCCCGGCCACCTGTTATAAGAAGATAATTTTATGAGACCGTTTCATTTCATGAGAATTAGAATTGTAGATTTGGGGGCAAAGaattaatttattgaaattgGTTTCTACTCAAACAGTAAATGATCCTTTCTTCTTTCGTAGTACCTAAGTGGGTATCAATTATCAAACCAACCCgaaatttgaaatttcctcGAGTCCTGGGTCGAAGGTTCAATATCTTCCTCCATGGCCAAGTACACTCACCAAGGATTTTGAATTTCTATAAACTCTTGGCTCTGATCAACTGAGTGTGGATCCAACACTACGTACCCTGCACAGTGGTTGAGAACGGATCTCATGAATTAAACTATTTAGTAATTCAAAAGTGATTATAAACcaaattcttttaatttaaactGGGATGTGTAAAGGCCAAAATTAATCTCAAACATCAAATATGCCACAAAACAATGTCATTTTTATGAGAAGTAATTGTTTGTATTAAATAGTCAAATGATAGATGCATTTGGAACATGCAATTATTTAGTGCTTTTGGAATACAATAGATGTGTACTCTTCCCTTTCATATGAATAATGAATTTCACTATAGATTTAATTGGTAGAACTTAGTGTATATTATGTTGAGAAGAGAGAGCACATATTTATTATGCTCCCGAAACATTAAATAACTACTCATCCCGTATGcatattgtaaggacacgatttgtaacgacccataataatattgggttcgcacgtaaaaaggtccaaacaatatcatttatagagcgtgggtttgaaaggctaggccttggtcactagACAGTAATTTTttcatggtgttcatacatagttAAATCATGTTCGCTCTAGGAGTTTTTCTCCAGGAGGCGggttgggaggctctggtttttggccatttttcccagccaccTTTCCccggattgcttacttttccttttatactagcctgtatcccttatccaacgTCCATGTGTGGGTTCgattttccaggactgatacttgtcccatcagctcatacccagagtggttggggatggttgtaaaagctgaagagtatggctctgtcaggtgcagagtattgaatagcagtaagggcagctttccctttgtccttggtcgttatactatccagcgtacccttctctattgacctagatattttagattttttcccaaactgttcctataccgtttttgcccttccttccaaggagacctcggatatgccgaggacataatcatcctcggctgtgtctcaaaactatttggacttttattacctatcctcggctataaccttcctcggctcgggccttgggctccaatgtaaaaatggaccaggaccacaaattattggaccccacaatagcccctcaaaatcctactgtccgacctcttggtcggagaggagggtttcGGTAATGCCACGCCTTTATTGCGGTCTGCTTAGATCTGCCCTTCATCAATGtgggtgtctcttcatctatcCAGGAAACATACCGGACTACGAGACATTCCTTTGAATTCATTCATGATGCGTTCCTGCCGCTTCATTATCCGAAAcgcgcctttaatgatttccctttacaAGACCATTTAAATTCGACGGTTATTGATGGCGTGGGGAAGTGGAGTGGGCATATTCtcgtttacagattttcttggaaatttggaCATATTAAATGCCTCATGTTTTTcccttcatataagaaggaAAGCAAGAGGTTATCTCCCTTATACAGAGACCTTTCGATCCTTTTAAAGTCTGAAAACCCTTAGCCTCCCCTAGAGTTTCCCTTATCCACTCGCTTATACCTTGAATTGTGATACGTCCAAGATAGGAGCGGGAATGAAGAGACCATACCCTTCCCAGAAATGCTACGTTCTTGTGAAGCTCAAAATGGCTCGGTTAGGgcagggatggcagagactcaagatacttctcatcctcctttcagccaaaatccgaagcaaggGCTCGTCGCGTCAAAATTTTGGcgcgactgagctggggtcacccattatcaataccagccgctctcttatgaacatagctaacatggcaccaacgtgttaggagtcaggactgacacagggacaaagtatccctgctttttcctctcttccttcactggtgcctccttttgcctctccttcttcttctttcccatcaccagatccatcctggtgcttttccttcttcctcttcttctcctctcccatcaaggaaggtcctcctctcaatatgggtgctactggggcagaatttggaaagacttgggagcagagcttaaaaagatttctggctatttgtttgttttttttttttttttttactgtttttgtaactcgttttctatataggcttgtttaagcccttcattgtacgctgtaatacctctttatattaataaaagtcatcattgctttatttcgtatattctatctcttctttttgaaatggttatgTCGTAAATAGACGTACTACTTTGcgacttctttttttatttctatactcTGAATGATGCTTAGGGCCAAAATCCCAgttaaataaaaagatcttgctatgtgcttattgaaactatccgacATAATAATACCGAATCGAACAAATAATACTTAGGGCTGAAATCCTtactaagaagaaaaagaaaaagacattatgatgagcttattagGGCTGTCTGGCATAATGACGCCGACCTGAGAAtacaatacttagggccgaaatcctttactaagaaaaaagatgttattatgaacttattagagGTATCGTGTACGATAAGACCGACATGAAAATGGGTTGTATCCCCCAAATTTGAACGAGGTGATGGCTGAATGCTCGATGCcatgtaggaagtaatcatctgaggatatataacccaaaaatgtaCTGCCCTTGTAGGTTGCTGAGTAATaaggcgtttcgccatcttcctaataactttcatagccttaaccttttctggtatttggtcCGAGAACTGAGCGACTTagaattcttcttaagtagctgacttctccataggtttgagtccgaggaccatgcaataccttggttctgtccaaaacttgatttctaagtagttggtttccccataggtttgaatccgaggaccatgcaataccttggttctgtccaaaacttgattttgataagtagttagtttccccataggtttgagtcctaggaccatgcaataccttggttctgtccaaaacttgatttttataagtagttggtttccccataggtttgagtccgaggaccatgcaataccttggttctgtccaaaacttgatttctaagtagttggtttccccataggtttgagtccgaggaccatgcaataccttggttctgtccaaaacttgatttctaagtagttggtttccccataggtttgaatccgaggactatgcaataccttggttctatccaaaacttgatttctaagtagttggtttccccataggtttgagtccgaggaccatgcaatacattggttctgtccaaaacttgatttctaagtagttgggaGAATTAACCCCTCGACTACGGCGTGGGACCTTAGTTTTGGGGGGTTAGCTCTTctgccaagcccctagaaccatccgtgctgctgacgctacgaaatgcagcccctagtgaagaaacatagcccctagtggaactttacacTAAAAAACTACACCAGTTGTTTGAAATGATGCGAGTGATTGTCTCAACCCATCACCTGGGCCAAGACACAAGCCTTtctcacagacggcgccaattgtaaggacacgatttgtaacgacccataataatattgggttcgaacgtaaaaaggcccaaacaatatcatttatagagcgtgggttaaaaaggctaggtcttggtcacTAGACGGTGGTTTTttcatggtgttcatacatagttaaatcgtgttcgctctaTGAGTTTTTCTCTAGGAAGCGGGTTgagaggctctggtttttggccatttttcccagccaccTTTCCccggattgcttacttttccttttatactagcttgtatcccttatccaacgtccacgtgtgggtTCGATTTttcaggactgatacttgtcccatcagcccatacccaaagtggttgggggtggttgtaaaagctgaagagtatggctctgtcaggtgcagagtattgaatggcagtaatggcagctttccctttgtccttggtcgttatactatccagcgtacccttctctattgacctagatattttagattttttcccaaactgttcctataccgtttttgcccttccttccaggGAAACCTCGGATATGCCGAAGACATAATCATCCTTGGCTGTGTCTCAAaactatttggacttttattacctatcctcagctataaccttcctcggctcgggccttgagctccaatgtaaaaatgggccaaggccacaaattattggaccccacacaTATAATCCAACAAATCTCACAAATTTTGCTCTTAGAGTAATTTGAATCTTAAACCTATTCAAGAAGAAAATGTACCAGtaaattaattacaatttattacTTTATCCATTTCGTTCTGTCAGTGCCTAATTAATAGtaagttcttaaaattttttctagttttaaaaataaaaactagaagctttcaaaaatattaaaaaaaaaaaaaaaaaaacagttttgaaGTCACTATTTGGTAgggagttttttattttaattttgaaaaactagtAGCCAAGATCACActgtaaataaaataatataggaTAAAATAGTTCCAATTGGCAATTAgtttaattgataaagtttATTGTAATCGAATAAGTGATCTAAATTCGAATCTTGCTTAcaccaaaaaatgaaattcatcaATGTCTTGATTTAATagtaaagaataataataaaaatggtaaTGCCTAAAGTTTCAATCTTTATCATATCTACGCAAATTGTACATTGTTTTcaattatttcaaaaacaagtttaaaACATATTAACTAGTGAGGGTGACTCTGACTAgttatttgtcacttttataGGTGTTCaacgtctttttttttttttttttttaccaatcacAATCAACCATATGGAGAGTTGTTACAAAAGTTGTCACATcagttttttacttaaaatttaatatatcctaccacacctaataacatcttATATGATGTTATTTTGTGTGATCATATGTATCTACGTTTTAGTATGATAATGTGGCATGTCCTCATTAAAGATTGTGAACCAAAGGATTTACACCAAGTCCTTgtaaaatttaatctctttaTGTTTGGATTGGTTAATTAAAGATGTCATAGAAATCATATTTGGGGAAAGATGAATGAGTAATAAAGATTTGATTTTGACATATGAAATGTGGGATTGTTGACGTTTGGATTGGGTCAAATTAtcgagggaatgaaattagaaattagTTCTTATGTTGTTGTTGCATGAAATACACAGCATGGGTAGCTGAGTGCCTATGCTATTGTTGCATGAAATTTATGCAGTTAAGTTAATGAGGGAAAGTTCCTTAATAGTGAACTTTCTTTGTAAATTAACTTATACTGATATCAATAAGGTTTCGACCTTTATTCCCCACACCCaccctccccaaaaaaaaaaaagttcttatcAAATTCATTCCTGTATAGTTATAATCTAAATAGTTCTCATCAAACTAGAATTTATTCTTATCAAACTAGTTATGATCTGTGCACCTTAAGAATTATTTCATACATATGTCTTACCTGTATAGTTCTTATCAAACTAGATCCAACACCATGTTTATAGTACTGGAGTTTTTGTTTACTTGGTAAATAtcgtttctttttcaaataaaatatattaaaaaaattgacaaatagAACTCTTAACAAATTCATTTTGAGTATTTTGTTAGGGATAACAATGGATGCCTCAATGAAAGTACTTGTTCCTCTTAATATTAAGTCCATTGAATTTACGCCATTAAATTAAAGAGATGGAGGTCAAATGAggttgcattttatttttataatgagTACAGAAGGAAGACATGTTTTAATGCTAGAAAAGAGTACGCAAACAAATGTAAATAGACCAGAATAGTTACTTAAAGAGATTTTTGTGCACCAAGGAGGGAATTCGAGACATGGACAAGCGATATCATACCAGAAATAAAACTCACGCATAAACAAGACGTGGTTGTGAAGTGCATTTGGCACGGTCACAGCCCAAGGCCTCGTCCTAAGCTCCCACTACCACACGATGGATCATACAATATATGTCCTATTTAGAGGTAGGGGTTTAGGGGATTTGAAAATTCTTATGGCTAATCAATATAACAAGTGTCACAAGATCCAAGATGTGTGTCAAATGCAACACGTAAGTTTCCTCTTGATGTAGCCTCTATGTTATATATGATGTTTCTTGTTTTGAATTCAAGTTCAGAACAACCTGATCCTTGCTAATAGTGGATCCACCAGCAAGCATTCAGGCCCCTGAAGGCACCTTTGTGATCAGCAAGCAACCTGGCCCACCGGTAAGCCTTGAGGAAACACCattaatggtgaatttaattagaTCATTCATTAACATTCAAATTTAAAGACAAACCTATTAAAGTTTCGGTTGCTTTTTCCAAACTAATGTATCAAATTTGTTaaacccaaaacataaaagataataagtatttttattttttgaaaaaattcgATATTTACAAGAGGGAATTGGGAAGATTTGAACTCTAGACGTctttaataaaaacattaagAAATACTAAGAAAACtggcatttatttattattagtttttagaTTTCACTTCAATCATTTTCATTATGATATCaattaatttgtaagttttttatggtaaaattgATAGTAATGTtggcattttcaaaaaaaataaataaataaataattaatttcctATGTTGCTTCCTCATGCCTCATTTAAATTTGAGAGCAATGTATTTCCTTCTCCCCCCACTTATGTCATATTAATTCAGAAACCCAAATGAATTGAGTTCACAATTTCACATAGCCATAAAGGCTGTAATGCCAGTGAAGCTAGCAACAACCCACCATAGACtaacaacctgtatttctaGTTCGAGTTctcgttattttttttttattttttatttttaaaagaaattgatttGGATTTAAGAGTTAACAGCTTCCTAATTCAAGGACAACCTATTTAAAGACATTATTACTAGGAGCAAGAATATCCATTCCATTGTTTACTAATTTTATCGATCACACAAAACCGTGTCTTAATTTTACTAGCCTGTTACCAGTTCTGAACTTTGATTTTTGCCAGCAATAATATTCAAAGGCTATCTATTCCAAGGGCAACCATACAtacatatatctatatatataggcTGCATAACTCAAATTTCTACCATCAAACAACCTCATATAtctctttaagcaaaaatctCTTCCTTTTTACAGCTCTATgtgaaaatagagaaaatgtCTTCCTCTTCCCAGGCTTCATTGAGGTTTTTGCTTTCCATCTTCATGAGTGTTGTTATGGTCACCTTCGCCAGCAATTTCTATAACGACGTTGATCTTACATGGGGTGATCACCGTGCGAACATACGCAACGGCGGCCAAATTCTCACGCTTTCTCTTGACCACGAATCTGGGTCTGGTTTCCAGTCCAAGAATGAGTACCTATTTGGAAGATTCGACATGCAAATGAAGCTAGTGCCTGGGGACTCAGCTGGCACTGTGACAACGTTATATGTGTGTAACTCTCTTTGCATTTcatttgtccttttttttttctagggctTGGATAGCTAATATAATTctaggatatatatataaaccctgTCTGTCTGTCTATATACGTAACCTACTTTTCTTTATACAATTGAGATAGAATTTATATACAATATTTTGTGCACAACTCTTTTGCAAATAACACAAGCCTCTAATTATTAGATTTATGATTAATGCATGCAGTTATCTTCACAAGGAGGAGCCCACGATGAGATTGACTTCGAGTTCTTGGGGAACTTGTCTGGACAACCATATATACTAAGTACAAATATATATTCTCAAGGAAAAGGAGACAGGGAACAACAATTCTATCTATGGTTTGACCCCACAAAGAACTTCCACACTTACTCAGCCATTTGGAACCGCAGAAAGATAATGTAACATAAAATATTCAC
This genomic window contains:
- the LOC126696697 gene encoding phosphatidylglycerophosphate phosphatase 1, chloroplastic/mitochondrial, translated to MQATSFAPVPNCCYPIIPNQYLHFQPLHLKRPKPTYLSLSNNQHIITALTLIPTTTATKPLQNTNNNPDPDLNSSLFPQFYSCVATDKGNNQNPDTQNQRKEENYRDKVTKKDWGIFTNMWWAELKAAMGQRINFEGIASSTMVVVKDHHLALPHVAVPDIRYIDWAELHRKGFRGVVFDKDNTITVPYSLTLWGPLGSSLERCKSVFGPDIAVFSNSAGLCEYDLDGSKARALEGAIGIKVIRHRVKKPAGTAEEIEKHFGCKSSQLIMVGDRPLTDIVYGNRNGFLTILTGPLSLAEEPFIVRQVRKFETSLVNRWVRRGLKPISHSLLSDPMLCVKDLPPL
- the LOC126694007 gene encoding xyloglucan endotransglucosylase protein 1-like, with amino-acid sequence MSSSSQASLRFLLSIFMSVVMVTFASNFYNDVDLTWGDHRANIRNGGQILTLSLDHESGSGFQSKNEYLFGRFDMQMKLVPGDSAGTVTTLYLSSQGGAHDEIDFEFLGNLSGQPYILSTNIYSQGKGDREQQFYLWFDPTKNFHTYSAIWNRRKIIFLVDNIPIRVFSNLESIGVPFPKSQPMRVYSTIWNGDSWATRGGLVKIDWSKAPFTATYRNYIANACVWTSGKPCRNKSINAAENVFAEDKAILGPKGRERLRWVQKNYMIYNYCTDLKRFPKGLPPECKR